From a region of the Branchiostoma floridae strain S238N-H82 unplaced genomic scaffold, Bfl_VNyyK Sc7u5tJ_1594, whole genome shotgun sequence genome:
- the LOC118408494 gene encoding tumor necrosis factor ligand superfamily member 6-like, protein MRYSREEGSLVVPLTGYYNIYCQVQFTHTPQEGTTDTGSPHLSFSVYQLPRSPPAYRIMTGGGTVHTVLEGGAWAKTFYVEGVFRLQARDHLYVTVSDLGKVNPYEYATYFGAFLVSR, encoded by the exons ATGCGGTACAGTCGGGAGGAGGGCAGTCTGGTCGTGCCTCTCACTGGGTACTACAACATCTACTGTCAG GTACAGTTCACCCATACTCCACAAGAGGGTACAACAGACACGGGATCGCCCCACCTGTCCTTCTCTGTGTACCAACTGCCCAGATCACCCCCCGCGTACCGCATCATGACGGGCGGTGGTACCGTCCACACCGTGTTGGAAGGTGGGGCGTGGGCGAAGACATTTTACGTGGAGGGGGTGTTTCGGCTCCAGGCGAGGGACCACCTGTATGTGACTGTGTCTGACTTGGGAAAAGTGAACCCGTATGAGTATGCCACGTATTTTGGAGCGTTCTTAGTTTCACGGTGA